The following are encoded in a window of Pecten maximus chromosome 17, xPecMax1.1, whole genome shotgun sequence genomic DNA:
- the LOC117315889 gene encoding neuronal acetylcholine receptor subunit alpha-3-like produces MAAACLLFVLILCCGEPVLGRNGTMDDWTRLTNTLFSNYSKDVYPVYNLSEALSIDTTMFILSIMEFDEVSGVITLNGGLIHTWTDFRLTWDPSDYGGIEDILISSSLVWKPDVFLVSTAEDMRPFDSGNFDVRVYYNGVCQVGLGRRMVATCSVNMLKFPFDAHECVLLFMQWSVFPEERVLGFTRTDLMLDYYTANGEWTLAKSSVAMSATVPGGLCFTIHITRKPIYFTLSLIIPILLLCFLNPFVFLLPASSGERISYTITMFLSMAVYMSIIGDNLPKVSENMAGMSFFLLISLIYSGTLIILTIFTLRYEALAEVKDFPRIIRRITVCLKKRRKNTVINVRPSDPEEDSGKVDVSDDVDISKDDVMRSIDLSLFGTSLIVIVIFIGWFFFNLLS; encoded by the coding sequence ATGGCCGCAGCTTGTTTACTATTCGTCCTGATACTGTGTTGTGGGGAACCGGTGCTGGGACGTAATGGGACGATGGACGATTGGACTAGGCTGACTAACACACTGTTCTCTAACTATTCGAAAGACGTGTACCCTGTATACAACCTGAGCGAGGCTCTCTCTATAGACACGACGATGTTCATTCTTTCAATTATGGAATTTGACGAAGTATCGGGGGTCATCACTTTAAATGGGGGACTGATCCATACTTGGACGGATTTTCGTTTGACATGGGACCCCAGTGATTATGGCGGGATCGAGGATATACTTATAAGTTCCTCCTTGGTTTGGAAACCGGATGTTTTCTTAGTTTCGACCGCCGAGGATATGAGGCCGTTCGATTCGGGAAACTTTGATGTCCGAGTTTATTACAATGGGGTTTGTCAAGTTGGCCTTGGAAGAAGAATGGTGGCCACATGTTCTGTCAATATGTTAAAGTTTCCGTTTGACGCCCATGAATGTGTTCTTCTGTTCATGCAATGGAGTGTTTTCCCAGAAGAAAGGGTTCTTGGCTTCACACGAACAGATCTGATGTTGGATTATTATACGGCGAATGGGGAGTGGACATTGGCTAAGTCTTCTGTTGCCATGTCAGCCACTGTACCTGGTGGTCTCTGCTTCACAATACACATTACCAGGAAACcgatatattttacattgtctCTGATCATCCCAATCCTTCTGTTGTGTTTCCTGAACCCGTTCGTGTTCCTCCTTCCAGCCTCCTCCGGGGAGCGGATTTCCTACACAATCACAATGTTCCTGTCAATGGCGGTGTATATGTCAATAATCGGTGATAACTTGCCGAAAGTTTCGGAGAACATGGCGGGGATGTCGTTCTTCTTATTAATATCACTTATATACAGCGGTACACTGATCATACTGACAATATTCACTCTACGGTATGAAGCTCTTGCTGAAGTCAAAGACTTCCCGAGAATTATCAGACGAATAACTGTCTGTCTCAAAAAACGGAGAAAGAATACTGTTATCAACGTCAGACCTTCTGACCCAGAGGAAGACAGTGGAAAGGTAGATGTCAGtgatgatgttgatatatcCAAAGATGACGTCATGCGTTCCATAGACCTGTCATTGTTTGGAACGTCATTAATTGTGATCGTGATTTTCATTGGTTGGTTTTTCTTCAATTTGTTATCGTAA
- the LOC117315600 gene encoding acetylcholine receptor subunit beta-type unc-29-like, translating to MATIRVFLLLALWSSCGQLVLGRSGTMDDWIRLNNTLFSNYSKEIYPVYDFNDTLVINTAMFLLSILDFDEIAGVITLNGGVGFSWTDFRLTWDPSNFGGIEDILINSTLAWTPKAYLLNTAEDMEPFNLKDFGIRLMYNGNCFIAPGKIMKATCSVDMSDFPLDSHLCSILITLWGVHIDETRLGYNSTEFIMQYYTANGEWDIVDTSVAYSTATVYGVFFNINIKRRPIFFALSLIIPILLLCFLNPFVFLIPASSGERISYTITMFLALAVYMSIIGDSLPSISENMAGMSFFLLITLICSSSLIILTIFTLRYEALSDVSDFPRIIRRLTICFMKKGKNKVNARIHCVDEKEEQRETDEIDCDIKKDDVIRWVNLSLFVTSQIVTMIVIIWFFCHLFT from the coding sequence ATGGCTACCATACGGGTATTTTTACTGCTTGCTCTGTGGAGCAGCTGTGGGCAGTTGGTGCTGGGACGTAGCGGGACGATGGACGACTGGATCAGGTTGAACAATACATTGTTCTCTAACTATTCAAAAGAGATTTATCCTGTTTATGACTTCAATGATACACTGGTTATCAATACAGCTATGTTTTTATTGTCCATTCTCGATTTTGACGAAATCGCCGGAGTTATTACCCTCAATGGCGGTGTGGGGTTCAGCTGGACCGACTTTCGTTTGACATGGGATCCAAGTAACTTTGGAGGCATTGAAGATATACTCATCAACTCCACATTGGCGTGGACTCCGAAGGCGTACTTATTGAATACTGCAGAAGACATGGAACCATTCAATTTGAAAGACTTTGGTATCAGATTGATGTATAACGGAAACTGTTTTATTGCTCCTGGCAAAATAATGAAGGCGACCTGTTCAGTGGATATGTCCGACTTTCCCTTAGACTCGCACTTGTGTAGTATTCTCATAACACTTTGGGGTGTACACATAGACGAAACTCGTCTGGGATACAACAGTACCGAATTCATTATGCAGTATTACACGGCTAATGGTGAGTGGGATATTGTGGACACATCAGTAGCATATTCTACAGCAACTGTATATGGTGtctttttcaatataaatatcaaaagaaGACCGATATTTTTTGCTTTGTCCCTGATAATTCCAATTCTTCTGTTGTGCTTCCTGAACCCGTTCGTGTTCCTCATCCCGGCCTCCTCAGGTGAGCGGATATCCTACACAATCACCATGTTCCTGGCCCTGGCTGTGTATATGTCAATAATCGGTGACAGCTTGCCGTCAATTTCTGAGAACATGGCTGGTATGTCGTTTTTCTTGTTAATAACACTGATATGCAGTAGTTCTCTGATCATATTGACAATATTCACTCTACGCTATGAAGCTCTTTCTGATGTCAGCGACTTCCCGAGAATTATCAGACGTTTGACTATCTGTTTCATGAAGAAGGGAAAGAATAAAGTAAATGCACGGATTCATTGCGTGGACGAAAAAGAAGAACAGAGGGAGACAGACGAAATTGATTGTGATATTAAGAAAGATGACGTCATTCGATGGGTAAACTTGTCattatttgtgacgtcacaaatagTGACGATGATAGTCATCATTTGGTTTTTCTGCCACCTTTTTACGTAA
- the LOC117315888 gene encoding acetylcholine receptor subunit alpha-1-A-like — translation MGGERMTVMLVFLCCSGQSVLGRNGTMDDWIRLTNTLFSNYTKAMYPVHNLSEALMIDTSMMLLSITDFDELAGVITINVVLISRWTDFRLTWDPKDYGGIEDIFINGSNLWKPSLFVQSTAQDLEPIGSDQFHVRVNFTGKCLELPGRLVRSSCAVDMRSFPLDSHVCDVIIRQWGVYDDEIKLTYTENRINLSVFSPNGEWNLDETLVSY, via the coding sequence ATGGGAGGTGAGAGAATGACAGTGATGCTAGTTTTCTTGTGCTGTAGTGGACAGTCGGTGCTGGGACGTAACGGGACGATGGACGACTGGATTAGGTTGACTAACACACTCTTCTCCAACTACACCAAAGCGATGTACCCTGTGCACAACCTCAGCGAGGCTCTGATGATTGACACATCAATGATGCTGTTGTCAATTACAGACTTTGACGAATTGGCGGGCGTTATAACAATCAATGTCGTGCTAATTTCAAGATGGACTGACTTCCGTCTAACGTGGGATCCTAAAGATTACGGAGGGATTGAAGATATATTCATCAATGGGTCAAATTTGTGGAAGCCATCTTTGTTTGTGCAATCGACTGCACAGGACCTGGAGCCTATTGGCTCTGATCAATTTCACGTGAGGGTTAATTTTACGGGGAAGTGTCTCGAGTTACCCGGACGACTTGTACGGTCCTCATGTGCTGTGGATATGAGAAGTTTCCCGTTAGATTCTCAcgtttgtgacgtcatcatcagACAATGGGGAGTCTATGATGATGAGATAAAACTAACATATACTGAAAACAGAATTAATCTGTCCGTATTCTCACCTAACGGGGAATGGAATCTTGATGAAACACTCGTATCATACTGA